A region from the Ciconia boyciana chromosome 1, ASM3463844v1, whole genome shotgun sequence genome encodes:
- the LOC140646128 gene encoding granulocyte-macrophage colony-stimulating factor receptor subunit alpha-like isoform X1 — MFDTLGLIYMIWWCVMLFHPLHADIQCTGSEAQESPIMNVKMNGRKMELSWESSKNFSTYKCTIIHRDMESVQTEVNSPLCRFPVEQYIPLHEGVFFIIEVPNTNISKNCTFIPGGMNGSAIENFSCVIYNVSLMNCTWQAGKDAPGDTQYFLYWQNSRYDDERECELYIKDENGRNTGCRFQNVKIETDEAYFLVNGSSKDSWIQFYDEYIQLYKIEILTPPLNVTVNCNRDPEACIITWQPPLTSHVKNGHCFQYEISIQNKDEPKGEKKDQPVRVRNYRYEFQNYNKKKKYILRIRARGKGCLVSSIWGEWSGPIEFGRGKDYFIFVILFLIALGTMLVTLLLYCLFKRYCSFKSVFPPIPQPRDKFNASTDEDIQAEYVSLPKKCCTEEITTVEEMP; from the exons atgtttgATACTCTTGGACTCATTTATATGATTTGGTGGTGTGTGATGCTATTTCATCCCTTGCATGCTGACATCCAGTGTACAGGGT CAGAAGCACAAGAATCACCTATTATGAACGTGAAAATGaatgggagaaaaatggaaCTGTCCTGGGAGAGCAGCAAGAACTTCTCTACGTACAAATGTACCATCATACACAGGGACATGGAAAGTGTACAGACAGAG GTGAATAGTCCACTATGCAGGTTTCCAGTGGAACAATACATACCTCTGCATGAAGGGGTATTCTTCATCATTGAAGTGCCAAACACAAACATCTCAAAAAACTGCACCTTTATCCCTGGAG GCATGAATGGGTCGGCCATTGAAAACTTCTCCTGTGTGATTTATAACGTTTCCCTCATGAACTGCACTTGGCAGGCAGGCAAGGATGCTCCAGGAGATACCCAGTATTTTCTCTACTGGCAGAACTCAAG ATATGATGATGAAAGGGAATGTGAGCTTTACATTAAAGATGAAAATGGCAGAAACACAGGATGTAGATTCCAAAATGTGAAGATAGAGACTGATGAAGCTTACTTCCTGGTGAATGGGTCTAGCAAAGACTCTTGGATCCAGTTCTATGATGAGTACATTCAACTGTATAAAATTG aaatactCACTCCTCCATTAAATGTCACTGTCAATTGTAATAGAGATCCAGAAGCTTGCATAATTACATGGCAACCACCCCTTACAAGTCATGTGAAAAACGGACACTGTTTTCAGTATGAAATTAGCATACAAAATAAG GATGAGCCCAAAGGCGAGAAAAAGGATCAGCCTGTAAGA gTAAGGAACTACAGATACGAATTCCAGAattacaataagaaaaaaaaatacattctgagAATCAGAGCACGTGGAAAAGGGTGTCTCGTAAGCTCAATCTGGGGGGAGTGGAGTGGACCCATCGAGTTTG GTCGAgggaaagattattttatttttgtgattttatttctgatagcACTTGGAACAATGTTAGTGACACTGCTCCTATATTGTCTTTTCAAAAG GTATTGCAGTTTCAAAAGCGTATTTCCTCCCATTCCACAACCAAGAGACAAATTTAATGCATCAACTGATGAAGATATCCAG gCAGAATACGTAAGTCTACCAAAAAAATGTTGTACTGAGGAAATAACTACGGTTGAAGAAATGCCCTAA
- the LOC140646128 gene encoding granulocyte-macrophage colony-stimulating factor receptor subunit alpha-like isoform X2 — MFDTLGLIYMIWWCVMLFHPLHADIQCTGSEAQESPIMNVKMNGRKMELSWESSKNFSTYKCTIIHRDMESVQTEVNSPLCRFPVEQYIPLHEGVFFIIEVPNTNISKNCTFIPGGMNGSAIENFSCVIYNVSLMNCTWQAGKDAPGDTQYFLYWQNSRYDDERECELYIKDENGRNTGCRFQNVKIETDEAYFLVNGSSKDSWIQFYDEYIQLYKIEILTPPLNVTVNCNRDPEACIITWQPPLTSHVKNGHCFQYEISIQNKDEPKGEKKDQPVRVRNYRYEFQNYNKKKKYILRIRARGKGCLVSSIWGEWSGPIEFGIAVSKAYFLPFHNQETNLMHQLMKISRQNT; from the exons atgtttgATACTCTTGGACTCATTTATATGATTTGGTGGTGTGTGATGCTATTTCATCCCTTGCATGCTGACATCCAGTGTACAGGGT CAGAAGCACAAGAATCACCTATTATGAACGTGAAAATGaatgggagaaaaatggaaCTGTCCTGGGAGAGCAGCAAGAACTTCTCTACGTACAAATGTACCATCATACACAGGGACATGGAAAGTGTACAGACAGAG GTGAATAGTCCACTATGCAGGTTTCCAGTGGAACAATACATACCTCTGCATGAAGGGGTATTCTTCATCATTGAAGTGCCAAACACAAACATCTCAAAAAACTGCACCTTTATCCCTGGAG GCATGAATGGGTCGGCCATTGAAAACTTCTCCTGTGTGATTTATAACGTTTCCCTCATGAACTGCACTTGGCAGGCAGGCAAGGATGCTCCAGGAGATACCCAGTATTTTCTCTACTGGCAGAACTCAAG ATATGATGATGAAAGGGAATGTGAGCTTTACATTAAAGATGAAAATGGCAGAAACACAGGATGTAGATTCCAAAATGTGAAGATAGAGACTGATGAAGCTTACTTCCTGGTGAATGGGTCTAGCAAAGACTCTTGGATCCAGTTCTATGATGAGTACATTCAACTGTATAAAATTG aaatactCACTCCTCCATTAAATGTCACTGTCAATTGTAATAGAGATCCAGAAGCTTGCATAATTACATGGCAACCACCCCTTACAAGTCATGTGAAAAACGGACACTGTTTTCAGTATGAAATTAGCATACAAAATAAG GATGAGCCCAAAGGCGAGAAAAAGGATCAGCCTGTAAGA gTAAGGAACTACAGATACGAATTCCAGAattacaataagaaaaaaaaatacattctgagAATCAGAGCACGTGGAAAAGGGTGTCTCGTAAGCTCAATCTGGGGGGAGTGGAGTGGACCCATCGAGTTTG GTATTGCAGTTTCAAAAGCGTATTTCCTCCCATTCCACAACCAAGAGACAAATTTAATGCATCAACTGATGAAGATATCCAG gCAGAATACGTAA